A genomic stretch from Scheffersomyces stipitis CBS 6054 chromosome 6, complete sequence includes:
- the NBM4 gene encoding NADH-ubiquinone oxidoreductase B14 subunit (Complex I-B14) (CI-B14) (NADH-ubiquinone oxidoreductase B14 subunit (NB4M) (Complex I-B14) (CI-B14)~go_function oxidoreductase activity, acting on NADH or NADPH~go_component mitochondrial inner membrane~go_process electron transport), giving the protein MTLATEFAETTRRSATAPELRKRVLHLYRRYMRYSKEFCDIYELDMPVANVKTKIRQEFERQRFVNNLDVSNVLLMKGQMEFQELINFWKQQCHVLRYFDDQHSYNVVDKNDFVKNFLRGN; this is encoded by the coding sequence ATGACTTTAGCTACTGAATTTGCTGAGACTACCCGCCGTTCGGCCACCGCTCCCGAATTGAGAAAGAGAGTGTTGCACTTGTACAGAAGATACATGAGATATTCCAAGGAATTCTGTGACATATACGAGTTGGACATGCCTGTTGCCAACGTCAAGACCAAAATCAGACAGGAATTCGAAAGACAAAGATTTGTAAATAACTTGGATGTCTCCAATGTTTTGTTAATGAAGGGGCAAATGGAATTCCAGGAAttaatcaacttctggaaacaaCAATGTCATGTCTTGAGATACTTCGATGACCAGCACAGCTACAACGTTGTCGACAAGAACGACTtcgtcaagaacttcttgagaGGAAACTAA
- the TUB2 gene encoding Tubulin beta chain (Beta tubulin) (Tubulin beta chain (Beta tubulin) involved in chromosome segregation and nuclear migration~go_component tubulin~go_function GTPase activity; GTP binding~go_process microtubule polymerization), with protein sequence MREIIHLSTGQCGNQIGAAFWETICGEHGLDSNGNYHGDDDLQKAKLDVYFNEATSGKYVPRAVLVDLEPGTIDGVKTSHIGNLFRPDNYIFGQSSAGNVWAKGHYTEGAELVDSVLDVVRREAEGCDSLQGFQITHSLGGGTGSGMGTLLISKIREEFPDRMMATFSVVPSPKVSDTVIEPYNATLSVHQLVENSDETFCIDNEALYNICQKTLKLPTPSYTELNNLVSSVMSGVTTSLRYPGQLNSDLRKLAVNLVPFPRLHFFMVGYAPLTSIGSKSFRSLTVPELTQQMFDSKNMMAASDPKNGRYLTVAAFFRGKVSVKEVEDEMLKVQTRNASYFVEWIPNNVQTAVCSVAPKDLDMSATFIGNSTSIQELFKRVGDQFSAMFRRKAFLHWYTSEGMDEMEFTEAESNMNDLVSEYQQYQEASIEEEELDYADEIPLEDQLE encoded by the exons ATGAGAGAAATT ATTCATTTATCCACCGGTCAATGTGGTAACCAAATT GGTGCTGCTTTCTGGGAAACCATCTGCGGTGAACACGGCTTGGACAGTAACGGTAACTACCATGGCGATGATGACCTCCAAAAGGCCAAGTTAGACGTCTACTTCAACGAAGCTACCAGCGGAAAGTACGTTCCTCGTGCTGTTTTGGTCGATTTAGAACCAGGAACCATTGACGGTGTCAAAACCTCCCACATCGGTAACTTGTTCAGACCTGACAACTACATTTTTGGACAAAGCTCTGCCGGTAATGTCTGGGCCAAAGGTCACTACACCGAAGGTGCTGAATTAGTCGACTCCGTCTTAGATGTTGTTAGAAGAGAAGCTGAAGGTTGTGACTCCTTGCAAGGTTTCCAAATCACCCACTCTTTGGGTGGTGGTACCGGTTCTGGTATGGGTACtttgttgatttccaagatcagAGAAGAATTCCCTGACAGAATGATGGCTACTTTCTCTGTCGTTCCATCACCAAAGGTGTCTGATACCGTTATTGAACCATATAACGCTACCTTGTCGGTTCACCAATTGGTTGAAAACTCCGACGAAACCTTCTGTATTGATAATGAAGCTTTGTACAATATCTGTCAAAAGACCTTGAAATTGCCTACCCCATCTTACActgaattgaacaacttggtCTCGTCAGTAATGTCTGGTGTTACCACTTCTTTGCGTTACCCAGGTCAATTGAACTCTGACTTGAGAAAGTTGGCTGTTAACTTGGTTCCTTTCCCAAGATTGCATTTCTTCATGGTTGGTTACGCTCCATTGACTTCAATCGGTTCCAAGTCGTTCAGATCTTTGACAGTTCCAGAATTGACTCAACAAATGTTCGACTCCAAGAACATGATGGCTGCTTCTGACCCAAAGAACGGTCGTTACTTGACTGTTGCTGCCTTTTTCAGAGGTAAGGTTTCCGTGAaggaagttgaagatgaaatgcTCAAGGTTCAGACCAGAAATGCTTCCTACTTTGTCGAATGGATTCCAAACAACGTGCAAACTGCCGTTTGTTCAGTGGCTCCAAAGGACTTAGACATGTCTGCTACGTTCATTGGTAATTCCACATCTATCCaagaattgttcaagagaGTTGGTGACCAATTCAGTGCTATGTTCAGAAGAAAGGCTTTCTTGCACTGGTACACATCTGAAGGTATGGACGAAATGGAATTCACCGAAGCCGAATCCAACATGAATGACTTAGTCAGCGAATACCAGCAATATCAAGAAGCAAGTattgaagaggaagaattGGACTATGCCGATGAAATCCCATTGGAAGACCAATTAGAATAG
- the RIC1 gene encoding WD40 repeat protein (WD40 repeat protein part of complex that catalyses guanyl nucleotide exchange on Ypt6p) encodes MVWVSSCPQLSTSLLHHEKILKVIRVPHTPLLIVLTNTTITAYDQNTLLPIASHTRAEDSVAQHGTNKDIQTKQITVNTAQLLKIHTVNLFVQTEHNYLVIYSVLINHSKSLFEVNNNVNYELIQTGLPLSSTVEKNSFSRMIKSATKAIVSGNENHVDLENIENFNNVQLEDEEGNFTIPTVKLSVFKILKIGIGLQNYWLKHNSHNLIIFNNKNERQSSAIQAQEGNYFQIINMQSFRSEVFQLSDSDWYHSTDPESNISYINYNTEQNYFIFLNDNKELWYFTVEFNDSDLLVPVGHKIFTFEAIESLENFKISFNPQSNLILIHVNRRIELFKLFTDTSKLVYLKDIKSKGLEKSSIIWSPCGDYFVLLDDSTGYWSISTKFGSFTFSTTEIIKELDEVYEENRGFLRAAKILIGPNANSLFIVGHDYSKLYKVNLLAANDSADVFYDHEYLSIIQNNKSFVRFPIQPRVKKIISQIERFNGNTSKSTSKSMSGVLNISRNKYNQLAISYGDNISLSTPFSSGGTEFNNILWFNFRNYYLDAYNIVSQFWFNDYLVIVNRKTKDNFEDETENGKSAANESSAMVDELIVLDTTRFKYGNGGEELRLDNDSTLWKYDFKTTFIKIQPITISEHVCNVVILTHDLRLIILELNDNKALARKSSSADLKVRGIRRNYKIFIGVNKTIHLLSVQHKLAIKDVIQIGMVDRRHFFFLLKTGELFLLKNQTMPTPPSQSTPIGALKPNNMYDLIKIGDTIEFFKFQKLRFNDSLTEYIYVFNGEELLIYELEDLIENSFDMSTIIIDELEKEKHVFPIPISIETENFQPIILDGVVAPNSLSVKSLDLVGLENVIVNKLSSGGLVVKTKVARKLVLNNFIENELVKTSNDLEAAVTKYKQFSNYHYCLELLLFKYLTSDNNNILKRLITLIELNEHSEYIYINCLRKIEVIYWDKFFTILDTKPVTFMKRLIEINNVELCYNYLIIYLNYKREGEDEDSAADEEALNSNDKEIILKIMKMLDDSSKWDWCFELCRFIKLLQPSGELLKQIKETLQK; translated from the coding sequence ATGGTATGGGTCAGTTCATGTCCCCAACTACTGACGTCGTTGCTTCACCATGAGAAGATCTTAAAAGTGATTCGGGTGCCTCATACTCCACTACTTATAGTTCTCACGAATACTACTATAACAGCATATGATCAAAACACATTGTTACCGATCGCTTCACACACACGTGCAGAAGACTCAGTAGCGCAACATGGTACCAATAAAGATATACAAACAAAGCAAATCACAGTGAATACGGCTCAATTGCTCAAAATACACACAGTTAACTTGTTTGTTCAAACAGAACATAACTATTTGGTGATCTACCTGGTGTTGATCAACCACTCCAAGTCCCTTTTTGAAGTGAATAATAATGTGAACTATGAACTTATTCAAACCGGATTGCCTTTGAGTCTGACTGTGGAAAAGAACTCGTTCAGCAGAATGATAAAGTCGGCCACGAAAGCAATTGTACTGGGAAATGAAAATCATGTGGATCTagagaatattgaaaatttcaataatgtgcaattggaagatgaagaaggaaactTCACTATACCGACTGTCAAACTCAGCGTCTTCAAGATCCTCAAAATAGGAATCGGACTTCAAAACTACTGGCTTAAACACAACTCACACAACTTGATTATCTTTAACAACAAAAATGAACGTCAAAGTTCGGCAATACAGGCACAAGAGGGTAACTACTTCCAAATAATTAACATGCAATCATTCCGCAGTGAAGTATTTCAactttcagattcagacTGGTATCATCTGACTGATCCTGAATCGAACATAAGTTATATCAACTATAATACTGAACAGAATTACTTTATATTTctcaacgacaacaagGAATTATGGTACTTCACAGTAGAATTCAATGACAGTGATCTTTTAGTACCTGTTGGACATAAGATATTCACTTTTGAAGCTATCGAGCTGcttgaaaacttcaagatctccTTCAACCCACAGTCAAACTTGATACTAATCCACGTaaatagaagaatagaGCTATTCAAGTTATTCACGGATACTTCTAAACTTGTGTATCTCAAGGATATTAAAAGTAAAGGCTTGGAAAAATCCTCAATTATTTGGTCTCCATGTGGAGACTAtttcgttcttcttgatgattcGACTGGATATTGGTCTATCTCTACTAAATTTGGAAGTTTTACTTTCAGCACTACCGAGATAATTAAAGAATTAGACGAAGTATATGAAGAGAACAGGGGATTCCTTCGAGCAGCAAAGATCTTAATAGGACCCAATGCCAATTCCCTTTTCATTGTTGGTCACGATTATTCCAAGCTATACAAGGTAAATTTGCTAGCCGCAAACGACTCAGCGGACGTCTTTTATGATCATGAGTATTTGAGCATAATACAAAACAACAAGTCATTTGTTAGATTTCCAATACAACCTCGGGTAAAGAAAATAATTTCTCAGATTGAACGATTCAATGGCAATACATCTaaatcaacttcaaagagCATGAGTGGTGTTCTcaatatttcaagaaataAGTATAATcaattggcaatttctTATGGTGACAAcatttcattatcaacTCCATTCTCATCGGGTGGCACTgaattcaacaatatcCTTTGGTTTAACTTCCGAAACTATTATCTAGATGCGTACAATATTGTTTCGCAATTCTGGTTTAACGACTACTTAGTTATAGTCAACAGGAAAACGAAAGATaactttgaagatgaaaccGAAAATGGGAAATCTGCTGCCAATGAAAGTTCGGCAATGGTAGATGAGTTGATTGTGTTGGATACTACTCGGTTCaaatatggaaatggaggagAAGAATTAAGGTTGGACAATGATCTGACACTATGGAAATACGATTTCAAGACAACTTTTATAAAGATACAACCGATCACAATCTCCGAACATGTTTGCAATGTTGTTATCTTAACGCATGATCTCAGATTGATAATCCTCGAGCTTAATGACAACAAGGCTCTTGCTAGAAAGTCGTCATCTGCAGACTTAAAAGTTAGAGGAATTCGTAGAAATTATAAGATATTCATCGGTGTAAACAAAACCATCCATTTGCTATCTGTTCAACATAAATTAGCTATCAAAGATGTGATTCAAATAGGGATGGTTGACCGGAGAcattttttcttcttgttgaaaacaGGAGAGTTGTTCTTGCTCAAGAACCAAACCATGCCAACTCCCCCATCGCAGTCAACTCCCATCGGAGCACTAAAACCCAATAACATGTATGACTTGATCAAAATTGGAGACActattgaatttttcaagttccaaAAGTTGAGATTCAATGATCTGCTTACTGAATACATCTACGTTTTCAACGGCGAGGAATTATTGATATACGAATTAGAAGACTTGATAGAAAATTCTTTTGACATGTCAACCATAATTATagatgaacttgaaaaagaaaagcaCGTTTTTCCCATTCCGATTTCTATTGAAACCGAGAACTTTCAGCCGATAATATTGGATGGAGTAGTTGCTCCTAACTCACTTTCAGTTAAGTCATTGGATTTGGTTGGCTTGGAAAATGTAATTGTAAACAAGTTATCTAGTGGAGGACTAGTTGTAAAGACAAAGGTTGCCCGGAAATTAGTTTTGAATAATTTCATCGAAAATGAGCTCGTCAAAACTTCAAATGACTTGGAGGCAGCAGTCACCAAATACAAGCAATTTCTGAACTATCATTATTGTTTGgaattgcttcttttcaagtACCTAACGTccgacaacaacaatatcctTAAAAGGTTGATTACTCTTATTGAATTGAACGAGCATTCTGAATATATCTATATCAACTGCTTAAGAAAGATAGAAGTTATTTATTGGGATAAGTTCTTTACTATTCTTGATACGAAGCCAGTTACGTTCATGAAGAGATTGATCGAGATCAACAATGTTGAGTTATGCTACAATTACTTGATTATATATCTTAACTACAAAAGAGAAggtgaagacgaagactCTGCAGCGGACGAAGAAGCTCTTAATTCCAATGATAAAGAGATTATTCTCAAGATTATGAAGATGTTGGACGATTCGCTGAAATGGGACTGGTGCTTTGAGTTGTGCAGATTCATCAAATTGCTCCAACCTTCAGGAGAACTCTTGAAACAGATCAAGGAGACATTGCAGAAGTAA
- the UGA3.2 gene encoding putative transcriptional regulator (zinc-finger transcription factor of the Zn(2)-Cys(6) binuclear cluster domain type~go_component nucleus~go_function transcription factor activity; zinc ion binding~go_process regulation of transcription, DNA-dependent), translating into MYLVLDVNSLETVESRSSPTSAHIGSYSSKRILSRNIILGPTKRSRNGCLNCRKRKKKCDESFPTCGSCKYRGAECIWRDSTKFKMKRYSDSRDSTKKSAVVRHVSTKSPSEELSEAIVESQDKMELSKGIIELVNDEIDQVNLRLDTSEFTTKNIDFLMSDDFSDFPYLSPTTTPIFNPFRHLDDKAKYFLDGFIHKVARNLCIGPDWCNYFLKTFYQMAEQDKSVSFALASWGGLFLEGSTDATKSYMIKAYKSITERFPNFNELSKEDIYILLNFFLIGIGVHVCAGDVSQWNILFKQCIEVIQKNGGLSEICRMFDYSNDIKWLISDVQFHDIMSSRAFSKGTILPMEEYNTIFQRNKILELGNYGLDPLQGCIQPIYLLLGEILQVSSDLKFTQHCYIINLRILRQNFYNEMEEVIDQLKEKLKRCQPNIQQMEPIIDDKHEVELHLTLFEVYSYTCQLSMNYQIKGMPASSAEMQSILVNAVSCIDILVDTKLVSSLSLSLLLCGITCCTATDRLDMEVRIKKIQSAYEVANLTRMVDIIKEVWKRNSNGNVCIDWVEVCNEKDWNLSVC; encoded by the exons ATGTATCTTGTTTTAGACGTCAATTCGTTGGAGACAGTCGAATCCAGAAGCTCTCCTACTAGTGCTCACATAGGAAGCTATAGCTCAAAGAGAATCCTCTCGAGAAACATAATCCTCGGCCCGACAAAGAGATCTCGCAATGGATGTTTGAATtgcagaaagagaaagaagaaatgtgACGAAAGTTTTCCCACATGCGGTTCGTGTAAGTATCGAGGAGCTGAATGTATCTGGAGAGACTCTACtaagttcaagatgaagaggtATTCCGATTCCAGAGACTCTACAAAGAAGTCAGCAGTTGTGCGGCATGTCTCAACGAAATCTCCGTCCGAAGAACTATCAGAAGCGATTGTTGAATCACAGGATAAGATGGAACTTTCAAAAGGCATTATAGAACTTGTTAATGATGAGATAGATCAAGTGA ACTTGCGATTGGATACAAGTGAATTCACGACCAAGAACATAGATTTCCTAATGTCTGATGATTTTAGCGACTTCCCCTATTTATCACCTACTACAACACCAATATTCAATCCGTTTAGACACCTCGACGATAAAGCAAAGTATTTCCTTGACGGATTTATTCATAAGGTGGCACGTAATTTATGTATAGGGCCAGACTGGTGCAATTACTTTCTCAAAACGTTCTATCAGATGGCAGAACAAGACAAATCTGTTCTGTTCGCATTGGCCTCTTGGGGAGGTTTGTTCCTCGAAGGAAGCACCGACGCAACTAAGTCATATATGATCAAGGCATATAAATCGATTACAGAGAGATTTCCTAACTTCAACGAACTCAGCAAAGAGGACATTTATATCTTGCTCAACTTTTTTTTGATAGGCATAGGTGTTCATGTTTGTGCTGGAGATGTTTCTCAGTGGAATATCTTATTTAAGCAGTGTATTGAAGTGATTCAAAAGAACGGCGGTTTGTCAGAAATATGTCGCATGTTTGACTATTCCAATGATATTAAGTGGTTAATATCCGATGTACAGTTTCATGATATAATGTCCTCAAGAGCATTTTCTAAAGGAACAATCTTACCAATGGAAGAGTACAATACCATTTTCCAACgcaacaagatcttggagCTAGGTAATTATGGTTTGGACCCACTCCAAGGATGTATCCAACCTATTTATTTGTTGTTAGGCGAGATTCTACAGGTTTCATCTGATCTAAA ATTTACTCAACACTGCTACA TAATAAACTTGCGCATATTGCGACAAAACTTCTATAATGAAATGGAGGAAGTTATCGATcagttgaaggaaaaatTGAAGCGGTGTCAACCAAATATACAGCAAATGGAGCCAATTATCGATGACAAACACGAAGTCGAGTTGCATCTTACTTTGTTTGAGGTTTATCTGTATACCTGTCAATTATCGATGAATTATCAGATCAAAGGAATGCCGGCTTCGTCAGCAGAGATGCAGTCAATATTGGTCAATGCTGTGAGCTGTATCGATATTCTCGTAGATACGAAATTGGTGTCTTCATTATCTTTGCTGTTACTCTTGTGTGGTATCACATGTTGTACAGCCACTGATAGACTAGATATGGAGGTGCGAATAAAGAAGATCCAGCTGGCATACGAGGTTGCCAATCTTACCAGAATGGTTGATATCATCAAAGAAGTATGGAAGAGGAATAGTAACGGAAACGTATGTATAGATTGGGTGGAGGTGTGCAACGAGAAGGACTGGAATCTTTCTGTATGCTAA